The sequence CGGAAAGAGTTTCATTGTTGACGGACATAAAATTAAGGGTGTAAATGCTAAATACAACAAAACAGTTGCTAAGTATAAACAAGGGAAGTCGGATTTTTATTGGGATGAATACTTGGGCGAGTTAACCCATAAACGATCATGTTTCATGGGTGATGCTGTGAATAAAACAGCACGGTTTATTGTTAATTATTGCCTCAATCATCGTATTGGGAACATTGTTTTCGGTTGGGGACAAGGAATTAAAACCAATTGTAATTTGGGTTCAAAAAATAACCAAAATTTTGTACAAATCCCCACTGCTAGACTTAAGAATCGAATTAAAGAGTTGGCAGAATCAGTAGGAATCAATTTTACCGAAACCGAGGAAAGTTACACTTCTCGTAGCTCGTATTTGGATAATGATTACTTGCCAGTGTTCGGCGGTGAGAAACCTGCCAACTGGAAAGCATCAGGAAAAAGGGTCAAAAGAGGTTTATATCAAACTCGTAACGGTAAGTTAATTAATGCTGACTGTAATGGCGCAGCGAACATCTTAAGAAAGGTAAGTACACAGTTAGGCTTAGGTCTAACCGAGGTACGTCGGGAATGTTTGAGTGTTCCCAAGCGGTATAACGTTTTCAGTTCGCTGAAAAAATCATATCGTAAACGTGGAGAAACGTATTTACAATGCGTTTCGTAACAACGTTTGGAATCCACGTTTTTCAAAACGTGGAGAACTCAATGCTTGCAGTTCTGATGAGAGCCAAGGGTAATATTGAGGATAGACGGGAAGCCTTGGTTTAAGCTCCCATTTTTTTTGTTTTAAGATGGTTTGTAGAGAATCAGGATGTAAATGGGGATAATCGGGATTCACTTCATCAATCACACCAATTCCTCCGAAGTCACTCGCTCCCGCATCAACACAAGTGAGTAAAAAGTTTGAATCTGAAATTAGATTGGGTGGGATTTGAATGGCGATCGCTGCGGGTAGAATCTCACGAGCCTTTGTAATTAATTTGGGAAATTCTTGCAGATTGAAACTATCTTTTTTCCAGCTTTGTTGATGACCAATGCGATGAGGTTGTAAGATGACTTCTTGGATATGTCCCCACTTTTGATGTTGTTGCGCGATCGCGCTGAGACTCTCCCACCAATCGGCTTCGGTTTCGCCAATTCCTAATAATAATCCCGTGGTAAATGGAATCTTTAATTCTCCAGCATAAGCTAACTGTTGTAAGCGGACTCTGGGGTGTTTACTGGGCGCATTTTTATGAACGGTTTCTAATAGTTTCGGGGTCACTTGTTCTAACATCAACCCCATGGAAACATTGACGGTTTTCAGTTGTTTCATTTCTGCATAACTCAGCGGTCCCACATTCGTATGAGGAAGAAAACCAAGTTCTAAGGCTAACTGACACAACTGAAAAATATGGTTAAACCATTCTTTCCGTCGGGGAGACTTGGGATGAACTTCTCCCGCAAGAATTAAAATTTCCCATACCCCTTTTCCTTGGAGAGATTCCAAACGCTTTTGTGCGTCTTCTAAAGTTAACCAACTGTCTTTTCCTGGATCAGTCCGAAAATTACAATAAGAACAACGATTAAAACACTCGTAGGTAGGAACAAGCGTATAAGCGGGACTATAAGTAATAATTGAAGTAGAGGATTGAGTTATATTTGATTGTGTAACCATTCTCGAAACTCTTTTAACAAGGCATTTTCTCCAACTTGATCTCGTTTCTTGAGGAATTCCAAAATCTGATTTATTTTCAAAATGGGTAAAACATGAGATTTTTCTCGCCTCTCATAAATGCCATTATTAAGAAGATAAATGAATAGATGATTCCCATCAAATCGCCAGATTTCTTTGATCCCAATTGCAGCATAAATATCGAGGCGATTTAAGGAAGAACTGGTAATATCAATTTCAATGGCTAAATCGGGGGGTGGGTCAATTCTGAGATCAAAATTAAGTTTTCCCTGTATATCTTCTGCGGGATTAATATAGTAGCATTCATCAGGTTCAATCCCTTTTCTTAAGTCTTCTCGACTCCAAGTAACAGACCCCAAACTATAAATTTCTAACCCCAAAACTTCTGTTGTTGTCTCCACCATCCGTCCCAACAAGCGTTTATTGACCTCATGTTCGGGTAGAGGAGTCATAATTTCTAATGTTCCATGATCATAGGTCAAACGTTTTCCAGACGTTACTGCTAAATCTTGTAATAAAGCCTGATACGTTTCCCAACGCACATCCGATAAAAGGGTATAGGTTTCTGCTGGAATTAGGGTTTGATTCATAGTTGATAAATTAGTTACCCAATGACTAATGACTTAATCCATAACCAATGCTAATTTTCCAATCATTCCCCCAGCTTCTAAAGTTTGATGGGCTTCTGCTGCTTTTTCTAAGGGAAAGGTTTGATTGAGATGGATTTTTAATCCCCCTTGATCAATTAAACGAGAACATTGTTCGAGGATTTTAGTTTGCGCTAATTGTGCTTCTAAATGATTCGTTAATTGGGGCGTTAACATTAATTCTAAACCGATGCGAAGATTGCGCGATCGCGCTTCTTTCCAATTCGTATTTTCAGCAGGACTTAAAATTGTCACCACATCCCCATAAAGTTGCACCGCAGGAAAGGTTTTCTCTAAATTCTCCCCACCAACGGTATCAAAAGCCAGTTCAACGCCTTCGCCATTAGTCCAGTCATTCACTGCATCCACAAAATCCGTTGCTTTGTAATCAATGGGAGTTGCCCCCAATCCCTTGACAAATTCCGCTTTTTGTGTTCCACTTACTGTCGTGCAAACGTCTGCCCCTTTCAATTTTGCCAGTTGAATCGCCACATGACCGACACCCCCTGCACCCGCATGAACTAACACTCGTCTTCCCGCTTCTAAGCGTCCGCGATCATACAAGGCTTCCCAAGCAGTAATTAAAACCAACGGTGCAGCAGCAGCTTCTGCAAAAGAAAGAGACTGGGGTTTCCTTGCAACAAACCGTTCATCCACCACGGCATATTCAGCATAGTTTCCTGTGCCTTTTTTCCCCAGTCCACCATTGCAAAAATAGACTTCATCCCCCACTTGAAAACGGGTGACTTCATTTCCCACTGCTTCCACCACACCTGCACCGTCACACCCTAAAATTGCTGGAATCTGTTCAGGATAAAACGTTCCCCGACGGCGTAACTTTGTATCAATGGGATTAATGCCAGCAGCACGCAAACGGATTAAAATTTCTTGGGGAGCATTAATCTTGGGACTGATGACATCTTGGGGTTGTAATACAGTTGGTGTCCCATTGGTTGTCATCGCGATCGCTCTCATCTCTTTTTCCTTTAAAATTAGTCTCCAACCTTATATTCTATCTCGATGTGACAAATCAAACCCCCAATTATCTTCTTTTTGCCCAACATGGCTGGGCGGATACTTCGGTTACAATGCGGACTTTAGCCAATCGTTTACAGTTAACGAATACTGTTGTCATAACCCCCAATTTAGGGTTTTATCGAACGTGGTGGCGGATGACTCCTTTAATTCAAAAAGTGAGCGCGATCGCGCAAGAATATTTTGATAATTTTCCCACTGTTCCCATCAGAATTATTGGTCATTCTATGGGAGGATTAATCTGGTTAGAAATCTTAAATCAACATCCCCATTGGTGGGAAAGAGTCGAAAGTTTAGTCCTCATTGCCTCTCCCATTCAAGGGGCAGAACTCGCCCGAATAATTGACCCCTTTCGCTTAGGAATTGGTGTAGCAAAAGAATTAGCAATGAACCGAAAAAATCTTGCTGAAACTATTGCCCAAGACATCCCAACTTTAAGTATTGCGAGTAATTATTTTCTCGGAACAGATGGAACAATTTCTATCCGTTCTACTCAATTTCAATATGCGAAATGGGTTTGTGTATCTGGGGTTTCCCATGCCGATCTGAGAATTGCACCACAAGTGA comes from Halothece sp. PCC 7418 and encodes:
- a CDS encoding RNA-guided endonuclease TnpB family protein, yielding MSKMIKEHWLKEKEEFSIPSVNYIGETNVAEIRILPQHGKLWAELLYKVEEKEAVGLDYSQALGCDPGVNNLLTCVSTLGKSFIVDGHKIKGVNAKYNKTVAKYKQGKSDFYWDEYLGELTHKRSCFMGDAVNKTARFIVNYCLNHRIGNIVFGWGQGIKTNCNLGSKNNQNFVQIPTARLKNRIKELAESVGINFTETEESYTSRSSYLDNDYLPVFGGEKPANWKASGKRVKRGLYQTRNGKLINADCNGAANILRKVSTQLGLGLTEVRRECLSVPKRYNVFSSLKKSYRKRGETYLQCVS
- a CDS encoding zinc-dependent alcohol dehydrogenase family protein, whose amino-acid sequence is MRAIAMTTNGTPTVLQPQDVISPKINAPQEILIRLRAAGINPIDTKLRRRGTFYPEQIPAILGCDGAGVVEAVGNEVTRFQVGDEVYFCNGGLGKKGTGNYAEYAVVDERFVARKPQSLSFAEAAAAPLVLITAWEALYDRGRLEAGRRVLVHAGAGGVGHVAIQLAKLKGADVCTTVSGTQKAEFVKGLGATPIDYKATDFVDAVNDWTNGEGVELAFDTVGGENLEKTFPAVQLYGDVVTILSPAENTNWKEARSRNLRIGLELMLTPQLTNHLEAQLAQTKILEQCSRLIDQGGLKIHLNQTFPLEKAAEAHQTLEAGGMIGKLALVMD
- a CDS encoding Uma2 family endonuclease; protein product: MNQTLIPAETYTLLSDVRWETYQALLQDLAVTSGKRLTYDHGTLEIMTPLPEHEVNKRLLGRMVETTTEVLGLEIYSLGSVTWSREDLRKGIEPDECYYINPAEDIQGKLNFDLRIDPPPDLAIEIDITSSSLNRLDIYAAIGIKEIWRFDGNHLFIYLLNNGIYERREKSHVLPILKINQILEFLKKRDQVGENALLKEFREWLHNQI
- the cofG gene encoding 7,8-didemethyl-8-hydroxy-5-deazariboflavin synthase subunit CofG, with protein sequence MVTQSNITQSSTSIITYSPAYTLVPTYECFNRCSYCNFRTDPGKDSWLTLEDAQKRLESLQGKGVWEILILAGEVHPKSPRRKEWFNHIFQLCQLALELGFLPHTNVGPLSYAEMKQLKTVNVSMGLMLEQVTPKLLETVHKNAPSKHPRVRLQQLAYAGELKIPFTTGLLLGIGETEADWWESLSAIAQQHQKWGHIQEVILQPHRIGHQQSWKKDSFNLQEFPKLITKAREILPAAIAIQIPPNLISDSNFLLTCVDAGASDFGGIGVIDEVNPDYPHLHPDSLQTILKQKKWELKPRLPVYPQYYPWLSSELQALSSPRFEKRGFQTLLRNAL
- a CDS encoding alpha/beta fold hydrolase: MTNQTPNYLLFAQHGWADTSVTMRTLANRLQLTNTVVITPNLGFYRTWWRMTPLIQKVSAIAQEYFDNFPTVPIRIIGHSMGGLIWLEILNQHPHWWERVESLVLIASPIQGAELARIIDPFRLGIGVAKELAMNRKNLAETIAQDIPTLSIASNYFLGTDGTISIRSTQFQYAKWVCVSGVSHADLRIAPQVIASIRQFWTLDSKIV